One genomic segment of Paraburkholderia caffeinilytica includes these proteins:
- the guaA gene encoding glutamine-hydrolyzing GMP synthase → MHDKILILDFGSQVTQLIARRVREANVYSEIHPHDVDASFIRDFAPKGVILSGGPSSVTETDAPRVPQAVFELGVPVLGICYGMQAMAEQLGGKVDIGHLREFGYAEVRARNHTSLLEGISDFTTPEGHGMLKVWMSHGDKVLEMPPGFQLMASTESCPIAAMADEQRHFYGLQWHPEVTHTVQGRAMLERFVLQICGANPDWEMGHYIDEAVAKIREQVGKEHVILGLSGGVDSSVAAALLHRAIGDQLTCVFVDHGLLRLNEAEQVMATFAESLGVKVIHVDASEVFLSKLAGVTDPEAKRKIIGAEFVEVFQTEANKLTDAKWLAQGTIYPDVIESAGKGKKATQTIKSHHNVGGLPETLNLKLLEPLRELFKDEVRELGVKLGLPPAMVYRHPFPGPGLGVRILGEVRRDFADLLRRADAIFIETLRTFIDKETGKSWYDLTSQAFAVFLPVKSVGVMGDGRTYEYVVALRAVQTLDFMTAHWAHLPHELLGHVSNRIINEVRGINRVVYDISGKPPATIEWE, encoded by the coding sequence ATGCATGACAAGATCCTGATCCTCGACTTCGGTTCGCAAGTCACCCAACTGATTGCACGTCGCGTTCGCGAAGCCAACGTGTATTCGGAAATTCATCCCCACGACGTCGACGCGTCGTTCATTCGCGATTTCGCGCCGAAGGGCGTGATTCTCTCCGGCGGCCCGAGTTCGGTGACCGAAACGGATGCGCCGCGTGTGCCGCAGGCGGTGTTCGAACTCGGCGTGCCCGTGCTGGGCATTTGCTACGGCATGCAGGCGATGGCCGAGCAGCTCGGCGGCAAGGTCGATATCGGCCACCTGCGCGAGTTCGGCTACGCCGAAGTGCGTGCGCGCAACCATACGAGCCTGCTCGAAGGCATCAGCGATTTCACCACGCCGGAAGGTCACGGCATGCTGAAGGTGTGGATGAGCCACGGCGACAAGGTGCTGGAAATGCCGCCGGGCTTCCAGCTGATGGCATCGACGGAATCGTGCCCGATCGCGGCGATGGCCGACGAACAACGCCATTTCTACGGCCTGCAATGGCACCCGGAAGTGACGCACACCGTGCAGGGCCGCGCGATGCTCGAACGCTTCGTGCTGCAGATTTGCGGCGCGAATCCCGACTGGGAAATGGGCCACTACATCGACGAAGCCGTCGCGAAGATCCGCGAGCAGGTCGGCAAGGAACACGTGATTCTGGGCTTGTCGGGCGGCGTGGATTCGTCGGTGGCGGCGGCGCTGCTGCATCGCGCGATCGGCGACCAGCTGACTTGCGTGTTCGTCGATCACGGCTTGCTGCGTTTGAACGAAGCCGAGCAGGTAATGGCCACCTTCGCTGAGAGCCTCGGCGTCAAGGTGATCCACGTCGACGCGAGCGAAGTATTCCTGTCGAAGCTGGCCGGCGTGACCGATCCGGAAGCGAAGCGCAAGATCATCGGCGCGGAATTCGTCGAAGTGTTCCAGACCGAAGCCAACAAGCTGACCGATGCAAAGTGGCTGGCGCAAGGCACGATCTATCCGGACGTGATCGAATCGGCTGGCAAGGGCAAGAAGGCGACGCAGACTATCAAGAGCCACCACAACGTGGGCGGCCTGCCTGAGACGCTGAATCTGAAACTGCTCGAGCCGCTGCGCGAACTGTTCAAGGACGAAGTGCGCGAACTCGGCGTGAAGCTCGGCTTGCCGCCGGCAATGGTGTATCGCCACCCGTTCCCGGGTCCGGGTCTGGGCGTGCGGATTCTCGGCGAAGTGCGCCGCGATTTCGCCGATTTGCTGCGTCGCGCGGACGCGATTTTCATCGAGACGCTGCGCACGTTTATCGACAAGGAAACCGGCAAGTCGTGGTACGACCTGACGAGCCAGGCGTTCGCGGTGTTCCTGCCGGTGAAGAGCGTGGGCGTGATGGGCGACGGCCGGACTTACGAGTATGTCGTTGCGCTGCGCGCTGTGCAGACGCTTGACTTCATGACGGCGCATTGGGCGCATCTGCCGCACGAGTTGCTGGGGCATGTGTCGAACCGCATCATCAATGAAGTGCGTGGGATTAACCGGGTTGTCTATGACATCTCGGGGAAGCCGCCGGCAACGATCGAGTGGGAGTAA
- the guaB gene encoding IMP dehydrogenase, giving the protein MRLIQTALTFDDVLLVPAFSDVLPRDTSLKTRLTRNISLNMPLVSAAMDTVTEARLAIAMAQMGGVGIIHKNLTPAEQAREVAKVKRFESGVVRDPITVPPQMKVRDVIALSRQHGISGFPVVEGSQLIGIVTNRDLRFEERLDEPVRNIMTPRERLVTVKEGTPLAEAKALMHSHRLERVLVINDAFELRGLMTVKDITKQTEHPDACKDEHGKLRAGAAVGVGEDNEERVELLVQAGVDVIVVDTAHGHSKGVLERVKWVKQKFPHVEVIGGNIATAAAAKALVEYGADGVKVGIGPGSICTTRIVAGVGVPQVTAISNVSEALKGTGVPVIADGGVRFSGDISKALAAGANSVMMGSMFAGTEEAPGDVFLYQGRQYKSYRGMGSVGAMKDGAADRYFQDNSANIDKLVPEGIEGRVAYKGSVNAILFQLIGGVRASMGYCGCRTIAEMNDKAEFVQITGAGLRESHVHDVQITKEAPNYHVD; this is encoded by the coding sequence ATGCGTCTGATCCAAACAGCACTCACGTTCGATGACGTGCTCCTCGTCCCGGCCTTTTCTGATGTTCTGCCGCGCGACACCAGCCTCAAGACCCGGCTGACCCGCAACATCTCCCTGAACATGCCGCTCGTGTCCGCCGCCATGGACACCGTCACCGAAGCCCGTCTCGCGATCGCGATGGCGCAAATGGGTGGCGTGGGCATCATCCACAAGAATCTCACGCCGGCCGAACAGGCGCGTGAAGTTGCCAAGGTCAAGCGCTTCGAATCGGGCGTCGTGCGCGATCCGATCACGGTGCCGCCGCAAATGAAGGTGCGCGACGTCATCGCGCTGTCGCGCCAGCATGGCATTTCGGGCTTCCCGGTCGTCGAAGGTTCGCAACTGATCGGTATCGTCACGAACCGTGACTTGCGTTTCGAAGAGCGCCTGGACGAGCCGGTGCGCAACATCATGACGCCGCGCGAGCGCCTCGTCACCGTCAAGGAAGGCACGCCGCTCGCCGAAGCCAAGGCGCTGATGCATAGCCACCGCCTCGAGCGCGTGCTGGTCATCAACGACGCATTCGAACTGCGCGGCCTGATGACGGTAAAAGACATCACCAAGCAAACGGAACACCCGGACGCGTGTAAGGACGAACACGGCAAGCTGCGCGCGGGCGCGGCGGTCGGCGTGGGCGAAGACAACGAAGAACGCGTCGAGCTGCTGGTGCAAGCGGGCGTCGACGTGATCGTCGTCGATACGGCGCACGGCCACAGCAAGGGCGTGCTCGAGCGCGTCAAGTGGGTCAAGCAGAAGTTCCCGCATGTCGAAGTGATCGGCGGCAACATCGCTACCGCTGCGGCGGCCAAGGCGCTCGTCGAATACGGCGCGGACGGCGTGAAGGTCGGTATCGGCCCGGGCTCGATCTGCACGACGCGGATCGTCGCCGGCGTGGGCGTGCCGCAGGTCACCGCGATCTCGAACGTGTCGGAAGCGCTGAAGGGCACCGGCGTGCCGGTCATCGCCGACGGCGGCGTGCGTTTCTCCGGCGACATCAGCAAGGCGCTGGCAGCGGGTGCGAATTCCGTGATGATGGGCAGCATGTTCGCCGGCACCGAAGAAGCGCCGGGCGACGTGTTCCTGTATCAGGGCCGTCAGTACAAGTCGTACCGTGGCATGGGCTCGGTCGGCGCGATGAAAGACGGCGCCGCGGACCGCTACTTCCAGGACAACTCCGCGAACATCGACAAGCTGGTGCCGGAAGGTATCGAAGGCCGCGTCGCCTACAAGGGCTCGGTCAACGCGATCCTGTTCCAGCTGATCGGCGGTGTGCGCGCCAGCATGGGCTACTGTGGCTGCCGCACGATCGCGGAGATGAACGACAAGGCCGAGTTCGTGCAGATCACGGGTGCGGGCTTGCGTGAGTCGCATGTGCATGATGTTCAGATCACCAAGGAAGCGCCCAACTACCACGTGGACTAA
- a CDS encoding DMT family transporter, with translation MQRGVAYGVMAGALWGMVFLVPRVLPDFSPLLLSAGRYTMYGIVSLAAALPIARSLVKRLTRRDLGALVKLALAGNLLYYLLLTAAVHMIGIAPASLIVGVLPVTVTLLGRRDHGAVPLARLAWPLSLVVAGIACINIDVFTVADSTPVSIATKLIGLACAIGALACWTWFAVENARYLRRQTHFNGNEWSVLWGVVTGALGAALWLVVAVMPSGSLQAPLGDERWHSFWMLNLGLAVGASWLGNGLWNAASKRLPLTLSGQMIVFETLFALLYAFVYDQRLPRPLETAAILLLVAGVCWSVRQHADDDTSGATSIEEKAQPSVH, from the coding sequence ATGCAGCGCGGCGTGGCATATGGAGTAATGGCCGGGGCCTTGTGGGGCATGGTGTTTCTGGTGCCGCGCGTGCTGCCCGATTTTTCGCCGCTGCTGCTGAGCGCGGGCCGCTACACGATGTACGGCATCGTCTCGCTGGCCGCCGCGCTGCCGATAGCGCGCTCGCTCGTCAAACGCCTGACCCGCAGAGATCTCGGGGCGCTGGTCAAACTGGCGCTGGCCGGCAACCTGCTCTACTACCTGCTGCTGACCGCAGCCGTCCATATGATCGGCATCGCGCCGGCCTCGCTGATCGTCGGCGTACTGCCGGTCACGGTGACGCTGCTCGGCCGGCGCGATCATGGCGCCGTGCCGCTCGCCCGCCTCGCATGGCCGCTTTCGCTAGTGGTGGCCGGCATCGCCTGCATCAACATCGACGTCTTCACGGTAGCGGACAGCACGCCCGTGAGTATCGCGACCAAGCTCATCGGCCTCGCCTGCGCGATCGGCGCGCTCGCCTGCTGGACCTGGTTCGCGGTCGAAAACGCCCGCTACCTGCGGCGTCAGACGCATTTCAACGGCAACGAGTGGTCGGTGCTGTGGGGCGTGGTGACTGGCGCACTCGGTGCGGCGCTGTGGCTGGTGGTCGCCGTCATGCCCTCTGGCAGCCTGCAGGCGCCGCTCGGCGACGAGCGCTGGCACAGCTTCTGGATGCTGAATCTGGGCCTCGCAGTGGGCGCGTCGTGGCTCGGCAACGGGCTGTGGAATGCCGCCTCGAAGCGGCTGCCGCTCACGCTGTCCGGCCAGATGATCGTGTTCGAAACGCTATTCGCGCTGCTCTACGCGTTCGTCTATGACCAGCGCCTGCCGCGCCCGCTGGAAACTGCGGCGATCCTGCTGCTGGTGGCGGGGGTGTGCTGGTCGGTGCGCCAGCATGCGGACGACGATACGTCCGGCGCGACATCGATTGAGGAGAAGGCGCAGCCTTCGGTGCATTGA
- a CDS encoding RnfH family protein encodes MSARLSIEVCYALANEQALIAVDLPEGATLQQAIDESGILQRYPQIDLGSQKVGVFGKLKPLDTVLADHDRVEIYRPLLVDPKLSRQRRVEKTRKAGSIEGRRWQNKDSR; translated from the coding sequence ATGAGCGCGCGCTTGTCGATTGAAGTCTGCTATGCGCTTGCCAATGAGCAGGCGCTGATTGCCGTGGACTTGCCGGAAGGCGCCACGTTGCAGCAGGCGATAGACGAGAGCGGCATCTTGCAGCGTTATCCGCAGATCGATCTGGGTAGCCAGAAGGTCGGCGTGTTCGGCAAGCTCAAGCCACTGGACACGGTGCTCGCCGACCACGATCGCGTCGAGATTTATCGGCCGCTGCTGGTGGATCCGAAGCTGTCGCGCCAACGGCGCGTCGAGAAAACCCGCAAGGCGGGCTCGATCGAAGGGCGCCGCTGGCAGAACAAGGATTCGCGCTAG
- a CDS encoding type II toxin-antitoxin system RatA family toxin, with product MADVQKTVLIRHSAEQMFDLVTDVADYPNFLPWCGGVEIRRQDETGMEAKIDINFKGIKQHFATHNTMERPTRIDMEFADGPFRKFTGFWRFTPLRADACKIEFALHYEFTNIILEKIIGPVFSHIANTFVESFVKRADQRYGKA from the coding sequence ATGGCAGATGTCCAGAAAACCGTGTTGATTCGCCATTCGGCGGAACAGATGTTCGACCTCGTCACCGACGTCGCCGATTACCCCAACTTCCTGCCTTGGTGCGGGGGCGTCGAAATCCGCCGGCAGGACGAAACCGGCATGGAGGCGAAGATCGATATCAACTTCAAGGGCATCAAGCAGCATTTCGCCACGCATAACACCATGGAGCGGCCCACGCGTATCGATATGGAATTCGCGGACGGCCCATTTCGCAAGTTCACCGGTTTCTGGCGCTTTACGCCGCTGCGGGCCGACGCCTGCAAGATCGAATTCGCGTTGCACTACGAATTCACCAACATCATCCTCGAGAAGATCATTGGGCCGGTGTTCAGCCACATTGCCAACACCTTCGTCGAATCGTTCGTGAAGCGCGCCGATCAGCGCTACGGTAAGGCATGA
- the smpB gene encoding SsrA-binding protein SmpB, which yields MSIIDNRKAFYDYSVEERYEAGLVLEGWEVKALRAGRGQIKEGYVVIKNNELFLIGTHISPLPEASTHINPDPVRTRKLLLHAEEISKLIGKVEQRGYTLVPLNFHYKGGRVKCEIGLAKGKKQHDKRETEKKRDWEREKARLMRSPS from the coding sequence ATGAGCATCATTGACAACAGAAAAGCCTTCTACGACTACTCCGTCGAAGAACGCTATGAAGCGGGGCTCGTGCTCGAAGGATGGGAGGTCAAAGCCCTGCGCGCCGGCCGTGGCCAGATCAAGGAGGGCTACGTGGTCATCAAGAACAACGAACTGTTCCTGATCGGCACGCACATCAGCCCATTGCCCGAAGCCTCGACCCACATCAATCCGGACCCGGTGCGCACGCGCAAGCTGCTGCTGCACGCCGAAGAGATCAGCAAACTGATCGGCAAGGTCGAGCAGCGCGGCTACACGCTCGTGCCGCTGAACTTCCATTACAAGGGCGGTCGCGTCAAATGCGAGATCGGCCTCGCCAAGGGCAAGAAGCAACACGACAAGCGCGAAACGGAGAAGAAACGCGACTGGGAACGCGAGAAGGCGCGCCTGATGCGCTCGCCGTCGTGA
- a CDS encoding SPFH domain-containing protein — protein MDSTIVGAVLLIIVIVLAAQTLKIVPQQHAWVLERLGRYHRTLTPGLSFAFPFVDRIAYKHILKEIPLEVPSQVCITRDNTQLQVDGVLYFQVTDPMKASYGSSNFVFAITQLSQTTLRSVIGKLELDKTFEERDFINHSIVSSLDEAASNWGVKVLRYEIKDLTPPKEILHAMQAQITAEREKRALIAASEGRKQEQINIASGGREAAIQKSEGERQAAINQAQGQASAILAVAEANSQAIQKIAAAIQSNGGMEAVNLKVAEQYVNAFGNLAKQGTTLIVPGNLADMSSMIASALTIVNKGKGTTEVR, from the coding sequence ATGGATTCAACCATTGTCGGGGCGGTACTTCTGATTATCGTGATCGTGCTGGCGGCGCAGACACTGAAGATCGTGCCGCAGCAACATGCGTGGGTGCTGGAGCGGCTCGGCCGCTATCATCGTACGCTGACGCCGGGTCTGAGCTTCGCGTTTCCGTTTGTCGACCGGATCGCGTACAAGCACATCCTCAAGGAAATTCCGCTCGAAGTGCCGAGTCAGGTGTGTATTACGCGCGACAACACGCAATTGCAGGTGGATGGCGTGCTGTATTTCCAGGTCACCGATCCCATGAAGGCGTCGTACGGGTCGAGCAACTTCGTGTTCGCGATTACGCAGTTGTCGCAGACCACGCTGCGCTCCGTGATCGGCAAACTTGAACTCGACAAGACGTTCGAAGAACGCGACTTCATCAACCACAGCATCGTGTCGTCGCTCGACGAAGCCGCGTCGAACTGGGGCGTCAAGGTGCTGCGCTACGAAATCAAGGACCTGACGCCGCCCAAGGAAATTCTTCACGCGATGCAGGCGCAGATCACGGCCGAGCGCGAGAAGCGCGCGCTGATCGCGGCATCCGAAGGGCGCAAGCAGGAGCAGATCAATATCGCCTCGGGTGGGCGCGAGGCGGCGATCCAGAAGTCCGAAGGCGAGCGGCAGGCGGCGATCAATCAGGCGCAGGGGCAGGCGTCGGCGATCCTGGCGGTGGCTGAGGCCAACTCGCAGGCAATTCAGAAGATCGCTGCGGCCATCCAGTCCAACGGCGGGATGGAAGCGGTGAACCTGAAAGTGGCCGAGCAGTATGTGAACGCATTCGGCAACCTGGCGAAGCAGGGCACCACGTTGATCGTGCCGGGTAATCTGGCGGATATGAGTTCGATGATCGCGTCGGCGCTGACGATCGTGAACAAGGGGAAGGGCACGACCGAGGTGCGCTGA
- a CDS encoding NfeD family protein: MAPGGLFWWVGAGVLVVLELISGTFYLLMIALGCVAAAIAHLAGASADLQFAVAAGVALAAVLLLRRSRFGRRTRKEASKNPDVNLDIGQTLSVPAWHERRARVNYRGAAWDVELAAGEPEDAQLYEIAEMRGSCLVVVASRQAKAGATVA, encoded by the coding sequence GTGGCGCCAGGTGGATTGTTCTGGTGGGTCGGAGCGGGTGTGCTTGTCGTGCTGGAGTTGATCAGCGGCACCTTCTATTTGCTGATGATCGCGCTGGGCTGTGTTGCGGCTGCCATCGCGCACCTGGCGGGTGCCTCCGCCGATCTGCAGTTCGCGGTTGCGGCCGGGGTGGCACTGGCGGCGGTCCTGTTGCTGAGGCGTTCGCGTTTTGGCCGCAGGACGCGTAAGGAGGCGTCGAAGAACCCGGACGTCAATCTGGACATCGGCCAGACGTTGAGCGTGCCGGCGTGGCACGAGCGCCGGGCGCGTGTCAATTACCGCGGGGCTGCATGGGACGTCGAACTGGCTGCCGGCGAGCCCGAAGATGCGCAGCTCTATGAAATCGCCGAGATGCGCGGCAGTTGCCTCGTCGTCGTGGCCAGCCGGCAGGCGAAAGCCGGGGCAACGGTGGCCTGA
- the ppsA gene encoding phosphoenolpyruvate synthase, with amino-acid sequence MTNAVTVAKEEAYVVPFEQLRMTDVEIVGGKNASLGEMISQLAEAGVRVPTGFATTALAFRDFLHHNNLTERIAKRLETLDVDDVKALAEAGKEIRQWIVDAPMQPRLEADIRAGFDTLQNSSPEELSFAVRSSATAEDLPDASFAGQQESYLNVVGIDEVLDRMKHVFASLYNDRAISYRVHKGFTHAEVALSAGVQRMVRSDVGAAGVMFTLDTESGFKDAVFITSSYGLGETVVQGAVNPDEFYVFKTTLAQGKYPIIRRSIGSKLIKMEFTKAGEEGRVKTVDVTHEQRNRFSITDEDVIELAKYAVIIEKHYERPMDIEWGKDGRDGKIFILQARPETVKSQASGKAEQRFKLKGQSNVLTTGRAIGQKIGAGPVRVIHDPSEMDRVQPGDVLVADMTDPNWEPVMKRASAIVTNRGGRTCHAAIIARELGVPAVVGCGDATDVLKDGALVTVSCAEGDEGKIYDGLLETEVTEVQRGELPPIPVKIMMNVGNPQLAFDFSQLPNAGVGLARLEFIINNNIGVHPKAILEYPNIDQDLKKAVESVARGHASPRAFYVDKLTEGIATIAAAFYPKPVIVRLSDFKSNEYKKLIGGSRYEPDEENPMLGFRGASRYIADDFAEAFQMECIALKKVREEMGLDNVEIMVPFVRTLKQAERVVGLLEKFGLKRGEKGLRLIMMCEVPSNAILAEEFLQFFDGFSIGSNDLTQLTLGLDRDSGMELLAVDFDERDPAVKFMLKRAIETCLRLNKYVGICGQGPSDHPDFAQWLTDEGIKSISLNPDSIVETWQQLAKSLTK; translated from the coding sequence ATGACTAACGCAGTTACCGTCGCAAAGGAAGAGGCGTATGTAGTTCCGTTCGAGCAGTTGCGGATGACCGATGTGGAGATTGTCGGCGGCAAGAATGCGTCGCTTGGCGAGATGATCAGTCAGCTCGCCGAAGCCGGCGTGCGTGTTCCGACTGGCTTCGCCACCACGGCGCTGGCTTTCCGTGACTTCCTGCATCACAACAATCTGACTGAACGCATCGCCAAACGTCTCGAAACGCTCGACGTCGACGACGTGAAGGCGCTCGCCGAAGCGGGCAAGGAGATCCGTCAATGGATCGTCGACGCCCCGATGCAGCCGCGTCTCGAAGCGGATATCCGCGCAGGCTTCGACACCCTGCAAAACAGCTCGCCTGAAGAGTTGTCGTTTGCCGTGCGCTCGTCGGCAACGGCAGAAGACTTGCCGGACGCATCGTTCGCGGGTCAGCAGGAAAGCTACCTCAACGTGGTCGGCATCGACGAGGTGCTCGATCGCATGAAGCACGTGTTCGCGTCGTTGTACAACGACCGTGCTATCTCCTATCGCGTCCACAAGGGCTTCACCCACGCTGAAGTCGCGTTGTCGGCGGGCGTGCAGCGCATGGTGCGCTCGGACGTCGGTGCGGCAGGCGTGATGTTCACGCTGGACACGGAATCGGGCTTCAAGGACGCCGTATTCATCACGTCGAGCTACGGCCTGGGTGAAACGGTCGTGCAGGGCGCCGTGAATCCGGACGAGTTCTACGTCTTCAAGACCACGCTCGCGCAAGGCAAGTACCCGATCATCCGCCGCTCGATCGGCTCGAAGCTGATCAAGATGGAATTCACCAAGGCCGGCGAAGAAGGCCGCGTGAAGACGGTCGACGTCACGCACGAGCAGCGTAACCGTTTCTCGATCACCGACGAAGACGTGATCGAACTCGCGAAATACGCCGTCATTATCGAAAAGCACTACGAGCGTCCGATGGACATCGAGTGGGGCAAGGACGGCCGCGACGGCAAGATCTTCATTCTCCAGGCGCGCCCGGAAACGGTGAAGAGCCAGGCGTCGGGCAAGGCTGAGCAACGCTTCAAGCTGAAGGGCCAATCGAACGTGCTGACAACCGGCCGCGCGATCGGCCAGAAGATCGGTGCGGGTCCGGTGCGCGTGATTCACGATCCGTCGGAAATGGACCGTGTGCAGCCGGGCGACGTGCTGGTGGCCGACATGACCGACCCGAACTGGGAGCCGGTGATGAAGCGCGCCTCCGCGATCGTCACGAACCGTGGCGGCCGTACCTGCCACGCGGCGATCATCGCGCGTGAGCTGGGCGTGCCGGCCGTGGTCGGTTGCGGCGACGCCACCGACGTGCTGAAGGACGGCGCGCTGGTGACCGTGTCGTGCGCGGAAGGCGACGAAGGCAAGATCTACGACGGTCTGCTCGAAACCGAGGTCACCGAAGTGCAGCGCGGCGAACTGCCGCCGATTCCGGTGAAGATCATGATGAACGTCGGCAATCCGCAACTGGCCTTCGACTTCTCGCAGCTGCCGAACGCGGGCGTCGGTCTGGCGCGGCTCGAGTTCATCATCAACAACAACATCGGCGTTCACCCGAAGGCGATTCTCGAGTACCCGAACATCGACCAGGACCTGAAGAAAGCGGTGGAAAGCGTGGCGCGTGGCCATGCGTCGCCGCGCGCTTTCTACGTCGACAAGCTGACCGAAGGCATCGCAACGATCGCGGCGGCCTTCTATCCGAAGCCCGTGATCGTGCGTCTGTCGGACTTCAAGTCGAACGAGTACAAGAAGCTGATCGGCGGTTCGCGTTACGAGCCGGACGAAGAAAACCCGATGCTGGGTTTCCGTGGTGCATCGCGCTACATCGCTGACGACTTCGCCGAAGCGTTCCAGATGGAATGCATCGCGCTGAAGAAGGTGCGTGAAGAGATGGGCCTCGACAACGTCGAGATCATGGTGCCGTTCGTGCGTACGCTGAAGCAGGCGGAGCGTGTGGTCGGGTTGCTGGAGAAGTTCGGGCTGAAACGCGGTGAGAAGGGCTTGCGCCTGATCATGATGTGCGAAGTGCCGTCGAACGCGATTCTCGCCGAAGAATTCCTGCAATTCTTCGACGGTTTCTCGATCGGTTCGAACGACCTGACGCAGCTCACGCTCGGCCTCGACCGCGATTCCGGCATGGAACTGCTGGCAGTCGATTTCGACGAACGCGACCCGGCGGTCAAGTTCATGCTCAAGCGCGCGATTGAAACCTGCTTGCGTTTGAACAAGTACGTCGGCATTTGCGGTCAGGGTCCTTCGGATCATCCGGATTTCGCGCAATGGCTGACCGATGAAGGCATCAAGTCGATTTCGCTGAACCCCGATTCGATCGTCGAGACGTGGCAGCAACTGGCGAAATCGCTGACGAAGTAA
- the ppsR gene encoding posphoenolpyruvate synthetase regulatory kinase/phosphorylase PpsR: MPPTVFIVSDGTGITAETFAHSILSQFDQKFRLVRVPFVDSTDKAYATLEKINESIQQDGRRPIVFTTLVDSASNQIVKGSNALVLDMFQTFVEPLEQELELKSSHAMGRGHQNADTEEYKNRIEAINFSLAHDDGQSNRNLADADVILVGVSRSGKTPTSLYLAMQYGVKAANYPLIPEDFERGKLPTPLLAHRQKMFGLSIDPQRLSEIRNERRPGSKYAAPENCRYEINEAEAMMRREGVKWLSSTHKSIEEIATTILQEIKLDRPAY; encoded by the coding sequence ATGCCGCCCACCGTATTCATCGTCTCCGACGGTACCGGGATCACTGCCGAAACCTTCGCGCATTCGATCCTCTCCCAGTTCGACCAGAAATTCCGCCTGGTTCGCGTGCCCTTCGTCGACTCGACGGACAAAGCCTACGCCACGCTGGAAAAGATCAACGAATCGATCCAGCAGGACGGCCGCCGTCCGATCGTCTTCACGACGCTGGTGGACAGCGCGTCGAATCAGATCGTCAAAGGCTCGAATGCGCTCGTGCTGGACATGTTCCAGACCTTTGTCGAGCCGCTCGAGCAGGAGCTGGAGCTCAAGTCGAGCCACGCGATGGGCCGCGGCCACCAGAACGCCGATACCGAGGAATACAAGAACCGGATCGAGGCGATCAACTTCTCGCTCGCCCACGACGACGGTCAATCGAACCGCAATCTGGCCGACGCCGACGTGATTCTGGTGGGCGTGTCGCGCAGCGGCAAAACGCCGACGAGCCTGTATCTGGCGATGCAGTACGGCGTGAAAGCGGCCAACTATCCGTTGATTCCGGAAGACTTCGAGCGCGGCAAGCTGCCCACGCCGCTATTGGCGCATCGGCAGAAGATGTTCGGTTTGTCGATCGATCCGCAGCGGTTGTCGGAGATCCGTAACGAGCGCCGGCCGGGCAGCAAATACGCCGCGCCGGAAAATTGCCGCTACGAGATCAACGAGGCCGAAGCCATGATGCGGCGCGAAGGCGTCAAGTGGCTCTCGTCGACACACAAGTCGATCGAAGAGATCGCGACGACGATCCTGCAGGAGATCAAGCTGGACCGGCCGGCTTATTGA
- a CDS encoding TrmH family RNA methyltransferase, with amino-acid sequence MKAITSRDNPLYKRLKALAGSTHQQRRSGHALLEGFHLASAYLDVAGQPEMCIVTEGALRHDEAQAIVSRIDEHRIVTLPDALFGQVSNVVHGVGILLLVEKLDTPLPETVAETCLVLDGVQDAGNVGSILRSAAAAGIQQVFCAPGTAYAWSSKVLRSGMGAHFLLQIHEDVEAQVLIERLAVPIVITDSHGAEAIYDCDLSGPLAWVFGNEGAGVSQTWRDAVSLRVTIPQPGGMESLNVAAAAAICVFEQCRQQRRA; translated from the coding sequence GTGAAAGCCATCACCTCGCGGGACAATCCGCTCTACAAGCGCCTCAAGGCATTGGCCGGTTCGACGCATCAGCAGCGTCGCAGCGGCCACGCGTTGCTCGAAGGATTCCATCTCGCGAGCGCGTATCTCGACGTCGCCGGCCAGCCGGAAATGTGCATCGTCACCGAAGGTGCGCTGCGCCACGATGAAGCGCAGGCGATCGTGTCGCGCATCGACGAGCATCGTATCGTCACGCTGCCGGATGCATTGTTCGGCCAGGTGTCGAACGTCGTGCATGGTGTAGGGATTCTGCTGCTGGTCGAAAAGCTCGACACGCCGCTGCCGGAGACGGTTGCAGAAACCTGCCTCGTGCTCGATGGCGTGCAGGATGCCGGCAACGTCGGTTCGATTCTGCGCAGCGCGGCGGCCGCCGGTATCCAGCAGGTGTTTTGCGCGCCGGGCACCGCGTACGCCTGGTCGTCGAAGGTATTGCGCTCGGGTATGGGCGCGCATTTCCTGCTGCAAATCCACGAAGATGTCGAGGCGCAGGTATTGATCGAGCGCCTCGCGGTGCCCATCGTCATTACGGATTCGCACGGCGCCGAGGCGATCTACGACTGCGATCTGAGCGGGCCGCTCGCGTGGGTGTTCGGCAACGAAGGGGCGGGCGTGTCGCAGACCTGGCGCGACGCCGTTTCCTTGCGGGTGACGATTCCTCAGCCGGGCGGCATGGAGTCGCTCAATGTAGCGGCCGCGGCGGCTATCTGTGTGTTCGAACAGTGCCGCCAGCAGCGCCGCGCATGA